From Thalassoglobus sp. JC818, the proteins below share one genomic window:
- a CDS encoding fused MFS/spermidine synthase produces MKQRLISVLFAVSVFVSAFLLFQVQPLISKAILPWFGGTPNVWTTCLLFFQTVLFGGYVYAHLLTDRLRPKWQAVVHIVLLTSAVILIQIVPNDSWKPVGGDSPVLRILGVLLVTVGLPYFVLSTTGPLLQAWFGRTFPGRSPYRLYALSNFGSLLALLSYPFVFEPVIGMGQQAALWTIAFMGLAVLCGLCAITSASAQFPVNDDEKSPAEPNTSEGESGTDEVVASRWWQWFGLSMIASVMLLATTNQVCQDVAVIPFLWVVPLSLYLLTFILCFESENWYSRLWYGLGGAFCVAMVTYLMTFPAALSFASQIFVYFAGLFAVCMVCHGELARLKPEPKRLTAFYLTMAAGGACGGLFVGVLAPMIFPLYLEMHFGLVICCVLTMAVYFHENSRREEGDQMPVWGHLGGFVVIIGVAIILQSQASAVIRDAVEIERNFYGVLRIEDAYDVDASAETLNLRHGRILHGVQFKDPQKRMIPTTYYGENSGVGRTMNALHEHREQLKIGVVGLGVGTLSTYGQEGDLFRYYEINDAVVRIAQDKFSFLSQTPSQSEMIIGDARLMLEQEPDQKYDLLVLDAFSGDSVPTHLLTKEAAAVYRRHLAPNGVLAIHISNLHFDLKPVAAAIAEEVGLDFRIARGGFQDETAEVPNLWLIASDDSAILSDPNLMELVKPSPEERVLWTDDFSNLFTVLHKKLF; encoded by the coding sequence ATGAAACAACGCCTGATTTCAGTCTTATTCGCTGTCTCCGTGTTCGTGAGCGCGTTTCTGTTGTTTCAAGTTCAGCCGTTAATCAGCAAGGCAATTCTGCCCTGGTTCGGCGGCACACCGAACGTGTGGACGACCTGTCTTCTGTTCTTTCAGACGGTTCTTTTCGGCGGGTATGTTTATGCCCATCTTCTCACCGATCGACTTCGACCCAAGTGGCAGGCAGTTGTTCATATCGTCTTGCTCACTTCAGCTGTCATACTGATTCAAATTGTTCCGAACGACTCGTGGAAGCCAGTCGGCGGTGACTCGCCAGTACTTCGAATTCTGGGCGTTCTTCTCGTGACGGTTGGACTTCCATACTTTGTGCTGTCAACGACAGGCCCACTGCTTCAAGCCTGGTTCGGCCGAACATTTCCGGGCCGTTCACCCTATCGTTTGTATGCACTTTCAAACTTCGGTTCCTTGCTCGCACTGTTGAGCTACCCGTTCGTCTTCGAACCCGTGATCGGAATGGGACAACAGGCAGCCTTGTGGACGATTGCATTCATGGGACTGGCAGTCCTTTGCGGGCTTTGTGCGATCACTTCGGCATCCGCCCAGTTTCCAGTCAACGATGATGAGAAGAGTCCAGCGGAACCGAACACGAGCGAAGGAGAAAGCGGCACGGATGAAGTTGTCGCGTCTCGCTGGTGGCAATGGTTTGGGCTTTCGATGATCGCTTCGGTGATGCTCTTGGCGACGACAAATCAGGTCTGCCAGGATGTGGCTGTGATCCCGTTCCTGTGGGTGGTTCCGCTGTCGCTGTACCTTCTGACGTTTATCCTCTGCTTCGAAAGCGAGAACTGGTACTCACGGTTGTGGTACGGCCTGGGAGGAGCATTCTGTGTCGCTATGGTCACGTATCTGATGACATTTCCAGCAGCCCTCAGCTTCGCCAGCCAGATCTTCGTTTACTTCGCTGGCTTGTTTGCCGTCTGTATGGTCTGCCACGGAGAGCTCGCTCGGCTCAAACCAGAACCGAAACGACTGACAGCTTTCTACCTGACGATGGCAGCTGGCGGAGCGTGCGGTGGATTGTTCGTCGGTGTTCTCGCTCCGATGATCTTCCCGTTGTATCTGGAAATGCACTTCGGACTTGTCATCTGCTGTGTTCTCACAATGGCTGTCTACTTTCATGAGAATAGCCGTCGAGAAGAAGGCGACCAGATGCCTGTTTGGGGACACCTCGGCGGATTCGTGGTCATCATCGGAGTCGCTATCATCCTGCAATCACAGGCGAGTGCGGTCATCCGCGATGCTGTTGAGATCGAACGCAACTTCTACGGCGTTCTAAGAATCGAAGATGCCTATGATGTCGACGCTTCCGCGGAAACTTTGAATCTCAGACATGGCCGCATCCTGCATGGTGTCCAATTTAAAGACCCGCAAAAGCGAATGATTCCCACAACCTACTACGGGGAGAACTCGGGGGTCGGCCGAACAATGAATGCTCTCCATGAACATCGTGAGCAGTTGAAGATCGGCGTTGTGGGGCTAGGAGTTGGGACACTGTCGACTTATGGTCAGGAAGGAGACTTGTTCCGCTATTATGAAATTAACGACGCAGTCGTCAGAATCGCACAAGACAAGTTTTCTTTCTTAAGTCAAACCCCGTCGCAGTCAGAAATGATCATTGGCGATGCTCGGTTGATGCTCGAACAGGAACCAGATCAGAAGTATGACTTACTGGTTCTCGACGCGTTTTCTGGTGACTCCGTTCCGACGCATCTGCTGACGAAAGAGGCAGCTGCGGTGTATCGTCGGCACTTGGCACCGAACGGCGTTCTGGCGATTCACATCTCAAATCTGCACTTCGACCTCAAGCCTGTTGCAGCAGCCATCGCTGAAGAAGTCGGGCTCGACTTCCGTATTGCACGCGGCGGGTTTCAGGATGAAACAGCTGAAGTCCCGAACTTGTGGCTGATTGCCAGCGATGACTCTGCAATTCTCTCAGATCCGAATCTGATGGAATTGGTGAAGCCGTCGCCAGAGGAACGAGTTCTCTGGACGGACGACTTCAGCAATCTGTTCACCGTGCTGCACAAGAAACTCTTTTAG
- a CDS encoding AI-2E family transporter, with the protein MSDDSVANFLSRTHWQRWVIWGLFIFLVYELRDFFFIAFVTFLLCYIVRAIVTALTKRLSPGHERVWLDRLLTLGTFAVIASVIAGAVLWIGPQIIQQSRALLVRQQFSSPQNALEGLLNRTVGSVLMWQQYGGSQDERYQTALKQYREDGRQGEGYYSQFSALHAHLKSGFQAEYEEGERRRIEQLVRTEKSESDEFDEWFLQVKAPELFEQHRQKYLDDWGIDTQSNQSEDDQTVDESNSSDLTPSTKRNGSLDATIRQRILDDVESDPIVLADLRREWEQAIADSRWREFLHTAEYQQAFEAFYKEQREENPDAIPFTYETYMKLKAAYPKGKDAFAQALPDKSETESHETAVETREDFELAMQRDLAQQWWSQAPMAASIRQHAKEDLPKLIESFGETLKSLLHKLLEVPAQLVTALLLSMFICFDMLHLKKSVASLKETRVKHFYNEIVPGLIVFSRLIGRSFSAQALIAVFNTLLSFLLLWMLGIGNELLLCTFVFLGSFIPVLGVLLSGIPIVLQAILQPDGSLELAIQVIIGILVIHLIEASFLSPKIVGKVLHLHPVAVLVILAIGEHFFGLWGLLLGVPVAVYLMRVVILNEPIPGIYDPKSRLETTTQPA; encoded by the coding sequence ATGTCCGATGATTCCGTTGCGAACTTTCTGTCGCGAACGCATTGGCAACGTTGGGTCATTTGGGGGCTCTTCATTTTCCTCGTCTACGAGTTGCGAGACTTCTTCTTCATCGCATTCGTGACGTTCCTCTTGTGCTACATCGTCCGAGCGATTGTGACTGCATTGACGAAGCGATTGTCTCCCGGACACGAAAGAGTCTGGCTGGATCGATTGCTGACATTGGGAACATTCGCAGTCATCGCTTCTGTCATCGCTGGCGCAGTTCTTTGGATTGGTCCTCAGATCATTCAGCAAAGCAGAGCGTTATTGGTTCGGCAGCAATTCTCCAGTCCACAAAACGCGCTCGAGGGGCTTCTCAATCGAACGGTCGGTTCCGTGCTCATGTGGCAGCAGTATGGCGGTTCACAGGATGAACGATATCAGACAGCTCTCAAACAATATCGAGAAGATGGCCGGCAAGGAGAGGGCTACTACTCACAGTTCTCAGCGCTGCACGCTCACCTGAAATCCGGATTTCAGGCGGAGTACGAAGAGGGCGAACGACGGCGGATTGAACAACTCGTTCGCACAGAGAAATCCGAAAGTGATGAATTCGACGAGTGGTTTCTGCAGGTCAAAGCACCTGAATTGTTCGAACAGCATCGACAGAAGTATCTCGACGATTGGGGAATCGATACTCAATCGAATCAATCCGAAGATGACCAAACCGTCGACGAAAGTAACTCAAGCGACTTAACACCATCCACAAAACGAAATGGCAGCCTCGATGCAACAATTCGTCAGCGGATCCTGGATGACGTCGAATCTGATCCCATAGTCCTCGCGGACTTGCGAAGAGAATGGGAACAGGCAATTGCTGATTCGCGCTGGAGAGAGTTTTTGCACACTGCTGAATATCAGCAAGCCTTTGAGGCATTCTACAAAGAACAGCGAGAAGAAAATCCCGACGCGATTCCGTTCACCTACGAAACTTACATGAAGCTGAAGGCTGCCTATCCGAAAGGGAAGGATGCATTCGCTCAAGCGTTGCCTGACAAATCGGAAACGGAGTCGCACGAAACAGCTGTTGAGACTCGCGAAGACTTCGAACTCGCGATGCAACGAGACCTCGCACAGCAATGGTGGAGTCAGGCACCGATGGCAGCTTCCATCCGCCAACACGCCAAAGAGGACCTGCCGAAACTCATTGAGTCTTTTGGGGAAACACTCAAGAGCCTGTTGCACAAACTTCTTGAGGTGCCCGCTCAACTCGTCACAGCTCTGCTCCTGAGTATGTTTATCTGCTTCGACATGTTGCACTTGAAGAAATCAGTTGCCAGCCTCAAAGAGACTCGTGTGAAACACTTTTACAATGAGATCGTTCCAGGTCTCATTGTTTTCTCTCGACTGATTGGCCGCTCATTCAGTGCGCAAGCATTGATCGCAGTCTTCAATACACTTCTCTCGTTCCTGCTCCTGTGGATGCTGGGAATTGGCAACGAACTCTTGCTCTGCACGTTCGTTTTTCTCGGCAGTTTCATCCCGGTCCTTGGAGTGTTGCTCTCTGGTATTCCAATCGTTTTGCAGGCAATTCTTCAGCCGGACGGAAGCCTTGAGCTGGCGATTCAGGTCATCATCGGAATTCTGGTCATTCACCTTATCGAAGCCAGTTTCCTCAGCCCGAAAATCGTCGGCAAAGTTCTGCACCTGCATCCCGTGGCGGTCCTCGTCATTCTGGCGATCGGAGAACACTTCTTCGGACTCTGGGGACTTCTGCTGGGAGTTCCCGTCGCTGTCTATTTGATGCGTGTTGTCATTCTCAACGAACCGATCCCGGGGATTTACGATCCGAAGTCACGCTTGGAAACGACGACTCAGCCGGCTTAA
- the lipA gene encoding lipoyl synthase, whose protein sequence is MHELPIVDSAATSGGCCGSSPDPNLTQLDAGKSAPRRRLPKWLKRPMPSAEMAFTGGIIEDLGLETVCESAKCPNRSECWAQRTATFMILGNVCTRPCGFCSVPKGKTETVEEDEPDRVAEAALRLGLKHVVITCVTRDDLPDGGAEHFYQCVVKVRERTGAAVEVLTSDFLGNRQAISRVIEAKPDVFNHNTETVPRLYDRVRRNAVYQRTLDLLAQVKEEDPSMATKSGLMLGLGETIEEVVETCADLRAVGVDMITIGQYLQPSPGQLPVERFVPPEEFEEIAKQCHRLGFSMVACGPFVRSSYHAGEMVHDMATGTVISSVK, encoded by the coding sequence ATGCATGAACTTCCGATTGTCGATTCCGCTGCGACGTCTGGCGGATGTTGTGGATCTTCGCCTGACCCGAATCTCACTCAATTAGACGCCGGCAAAAGCGCGCCGCGACGACGTCTTCCCAAATGGCTGAAGCGTCCGATGCCGAGCGCGGAGATGGCATTCACCGGGGGAATCATCGAAGACCTCGGTCTCGAGACCGTTTGCGAAAGCGCCAAGTGCCCGAACCGCAGCGAATGCTGGGCACAGCGAACGGCGACGTTCATGATTCTCGGAAACGTCTGCACGCGTCCTTGCGGCTTCTGTTCGGTCCCCAAAGGCAAGACGGAAACTGTTGAAGAGGACGAACCGGATCGCGTCGCCGAAGCAGCTCTCCGACTCGGTTTGAAGCATGTCGTCATCACCTGCGTCACACGCGATGATCTCCCCGACGGAGGAGCCGAGCATTTCTACCAATGTGTCGTCAAAGTTCGCGAACGCACTGGAGCAGCTGTTGAAGTCCTGACGTCAGATTTCCTCGGAAATCGTCAGGCCATCAGCCGGGTCATCGAGGCCAAGCCCGATGTCTTCAACCACAATACAGAAACCGTTCCTCGACTCTACGATCGTGTCCGCAGAAACGCTGTCTATCAGCGAACACTCGATCTCCTCGCACAGGTCAAAGAGGAAGACCCGTCGATGGCCACAAAGAGCGGGCTGATGCTTGGTCTCGGAGAAACGATCGAAGAAGTCGTTGAAACCTGTGCCGACTTGCGAGCAGTCGGAGTCGACATGATCACGATTGGCCAGTACCTGCAACCCAGCCCCGGTCAATTGCCTGTCGAACGATTCGTTCCACCGGAAGAGTTCGAAGAAATCGCGAAGCAGTGTCACCGACTTGGGTTCTCGATGGTCGCTTGCGGCCCATTTGTGCGATCAAGTTACCACGCCGGCGAAATGGTTCACGACATGGCCACCGGAACAGTCATTTCTTCAGTGAAATAA
- a CDS encoding PLP-dependent aminotransferase family protein, producing the protein MVNRKQEYFEFEAIHLDDDSQTHRYVQLEQQIRRAIVDRRLPAGSRIPSSRNLAKLLNVSRNTVLTAYDQLISEGYLKSSGGSGTRVATVLPETFEHKTAKLPAKHSSIGTEELSRVGKTLAQQADPVVLTPQKVLPFLPHVPAVDEFPIDVWNRLTNEQSRWTRKHLVLCEPIGYRPLRESIAEYMGLSRGVECSPDQVVITSSAQQSMMLLGQLLLDPGDVVWVEEPGNLPANSVLELSGAKIEGIPVDEEGLDLTAAELKRSPRMICVTPGGQWPLTMTMSLNRRLELLARAQESKSWVVEDDYNGEFRYNGRPHRSLTSLDPTGRTIYMGTFSKVLFPSIRMAFLVVPPALAEAFAMAKWLQDRGTSPLPQMVLHRFIETGNFVKHLRRMRTLYAERQRFLFEGLQEHFGKDVVVTLPESGLHLVVFGRTEKIEQRLIAAAERANVRFHLVKFYAIDPESDSSRGIILGFAAYGKKLSKRALRDWASEFHNC; encoded by the coding sequence ATGGTCAATCGCAAGCAGGAGTATTTCGAGTTTGAAGCAATTCATCTCGATGATGATTCCCAGACTCATCGCTATGTTCAACTTGAACAGCAGATTCGAAGAGCGATTGTTGATCGTCGTCTCCCTGCCGGCTCAAGAATTCCCTCGAGTCGGAATCTCGCTAAGCTTCTGAACGTCTCGCGCAACACAGTGTTGACCGCATACGACCAGTTGATTTCGGAAGGATATCTGAAATCGAGTGGGGGATCAGGAACTCGCGTTGCGACAGTGCTTCCGGAAACGTTCGAGCACAAGACCGCTAAGCTTCCAGCGAAACACTCGTCGATCGGGACTGAGGAACTTTCAAGGGTCGGAAAGACACTCGCCCAGCAAGCGGACCCCGTCGTACTCACTCCACAGAAAGTGCTCCCGTTTCTTCCCCACGTGCCAGCAGTTGACGAATTTCCGATTGATGTCTGGAACCGACTCACGAATGAACAATCTCGCTGGACACGTAAGCATCTCGTCTTATGCGAACCGATCGGATATCGTCCACTTCGCGAATCGATCGCAGAATATATGGGGCTTTCACGCGGTGTTGAGTGCTCTCCCGATCAAGTTGTGATCACTTCAAGCGCTCAACAAAGCATGATGTTGCTGGGCCAGTTGCTGCTTGATCCGGGAGATGTTGTCTGGGTGGAAGAACCTGGAAATCTCCCAGCAAACTCTGTTCTCGAACTTTCTGGTGCCAAGATCGAAGGCATTCCCGTTGACGAAGAAGGGCTCGATCTGACCGCAGCAGAGTTGAAGCGTTCCCCTCGAATGATTTGTGTTACACCGGGAGGACAGTGGCCGCTGACGATGACGATGAGCTTAAATCGCCGACTCGAACTTCTCGCACGTGCGCAGGAATCGAAGAGTTGGGTTGTAGAAGACGACTACAATGGTGAGTTTCGGTACAACGGACGTCCCCACCGGTCGCTGACAAGCCTCGATCCAACTGGAAGAACAATCTACATGGGCACCTTCAGCAAGGTTCTCTTTCCATCGATTCGAATGGCATTCCTCGTCGTTCCTCCCGCGTTGGCAGAGGCTTTCGCGATGGCAAAATGGCTACAAGACAGAGGCACATCACCGCTGCCACAAATGGTGTTGCATCGCTTCATCGAAACTGGAAACTTCGTCAAGCACCTGCGACGAATGCGAACCCTGTACGCCGAACGTCAGCGCTTCCTCTTCGAGGGCTTACAAGAACACTTCGGCAAGGACGTTGTCGTCACGCTTCCCGAATCCGGGCTGCATCTCGTCGTTTTCGGGCGAACCGAGAAAATCGAGCAGCGATTGATCGCAGCAGCTGAGCGCGCCAACGTGCGGTTTCATCTCGTCAAATTCTACGCGATTGATCCGGAATCTGATTCCTCACGCGGAATCATTCTCGGATTCGCAGCCTATGGCAAGAAACTCTCGAAACGAGCACTCCGAGATTGGGCGTCAGAATTCCACAATTGCTAG
- a CDS encoding linear amide C-N hydrolase — MKRFSAAILSLASLCFLSSSGESCSRVLWNDNGWSVVVGRNMDWFEDIRSNIWLLPRGMERSGLSEVNPLKWTSKYGSVVVTTYDVGTADGINEKGLAGHLLYLPETTVGPRDESLPGLSMSLWVQYYLDQFATVQEAVDSLKTNPYQLRMAVEPTSGKPATVHIALNDPTGDSAILECLDGEIRVYHSREYVVMTNQPSFDKQLTNLKQYRAFGGDKPLPGSTEPADRFIRGAYYVNNLPDPKSDREAIAAMMSVMRNVSAPFGISNPERPNVSTTIWRTVTDLSNRVLYFDSVMSPQVLWIKLEELNFDSSQPVQKLTVFENYDLMGDVSKDFTPTKMFDFLKPED, encoded by the coding sequence ATGAAACGATTTAGCGCTGCAATTCTCAGTCTCGCATCTCTCTGTTTTCTCAGCTCGTCGGGCGAATCCTGTTCGCGAGTCCTTTGGAATGACAACGGCTGGTCCGTCGTCGTCGGACGCAACATGGATTGGTTCGAAGACATTCGCAGCAACATCTGGCTGCTTCCTAGAGGCATGGAACGCAGCGGACTTTCTGAAGTGAATCCGCTCAAGTGGACCAGCAAATACGGAAGCGTTGTCGTCACAACTTACGACGTCGGTACTGCAGACGGTATCAACGAAAAAGGATTGGCCGGCCATCTCCTTTATCTGCCGGAAACGACGGTCGGTCCACGCGATGAATCACTTCCAGGGCTTTCGATGTCACTGTGGGTGCAATATTACCTCGATCAATTCGCGACAGTTCAGGAAGCAGTCGATTCACTCAAGACCAACCCTTATCAACTGCGAATGGCCGTCGAGCCAACCAGCGGAAAGCCAGCCACAGTCCACATTGCGTTGAACGATCCAACAGGTGACTCAGCGATTCTGGAATGCCTCGATGGAGAGATTCGAGTTTACCACAGCCGCGAATATGTCGTGATGACGAATCAGCCATCGTTCGACAAACAACTCACCAATCTCAAGCAATATCGAGCTTTTGGAGGAGACAAACCGCTTCCGGGATCGACAGAACCAGCGGACCGATTCATTCGCGGAGCCTATTACGTTAATAATCTTCCCGATCCGAAATCCGATCGAGAAGCAATCGCGGCCATGATGAGCGTCATGCGAAATGTTTCTGCTCCCTTCGGAATTTCGAATCCCGAACGCCCTAACGTCTCAACGACAATTTGGCGAACGGTTACCGACTTGTCGAATCGTGTGCTGTACTTCGACTCCGTGATGAGTCCGCAGGTTCTCTGGATCAAACTCGAAGAGTTGAACTTCGATTCCAGCCAACCTGTGCAGAAGTTGACCGTTTTTGAGAACTATGACCTGATGGGCGACGTTTCGAAAGACTTCACACCCACGAAGATGTTCGATTTCCTTAAGCCCGAAGATTAA
- the tilS gene encoding tRNA lysidine(34) synthetase TilS, with protein MAKSQHPALLSSVRKFLCSRQICKTTIIVAVSGGADSLCLLAALHELTEDLDLELHVGHFNHQLRPESEDDSEFVRSVCCRYGISCSVGEPPSGIIRSGSENESRNLRYEWLQSLAADHSAPWVAVAHTQDDQVETILHHIVRGTGLRGLRGIPPSRELNSETTLIRPLLDCTRAAVEDWLKKSNLEFRTDESNLDRDFTRNRIRHDLLPILKSSFNTQVAEALLKLGKQADRAQRTFDELVVPLFDEAVTMESADRIVIDTVPLADQPKGLITEVLVTVWKRANWPRRGFTFEHWSQLAEMIKFRTPRSISLPGPVQATRRKKKVELVFERRSEQSSSS; from the coding sequence ATGGCAAAATCGCAACATCCAGCATTGCTTTCTTCGGTTCGCAAATTTCTCTGCTCCCGTCAAATCTGCAAGACAACAATTATTGTAGCTGTTTCCGGAGGTGCGGACAGTCTTTGTCTGCTGGCAGCACTGCACGAACTCACTGAGGATCTTGATCTCGAACTTCATGTCGGGCATTTCAATCACCAACTGCGCCCAGAATCAGAAGACGATTCAGAATTCGTTCGCTCTGTTTGCTGCCGATACGGGATTTCTTGCAGCGTTGGAGAACCGCCGTCGGGGATCATTCGTTCGGGGAGCGAGAATGAGTCACGTAACCTGCGATACGAATGGCTGCAAAGCCTCGCGGCCGATCATTCCGCTCCCTGGGTTGCAGTCGCTCATACTCAAGATGATCAGGTGGAAACAATTTTGCATCATATTGTTCGCGGCACTGGACTTCGCGGGCTGCGAGGGATTCCGCCGAGTCGCGAATTGAATTCAGAGACGACACTCATCCGGCCTCTTCTCGACTGCACTCGCGCGGCCGTCGAAGACTGGCTTAAAAAATCGAATCTCGAATTTCGGACCGATGAATCAAACCTCGATCGGGATTTCACTCGAAATCGAATTCGTCACGATCTGTTGCCGATCTTGAAGTCGTCCTTCAATACACAAGTTGCGGAAGCACTACTGAAACTTGGTAAGCAAGCCGATCGTGCGCAGCGGACATTCGACGAGCTTGTCGTTCCGTTGTTCGATGAAGCAGTGACGATGGAATCAGCCGATCGAATCGTGATTGACACAGTACCGTTGGCTGACCAGCCGAAGGGGTTGATCACTGAGGTTCTGGTCACTGTTTGGAAACGAGCCAACTGGCCACGCCGTGGGTTTACCTTCGAGCACTGGTCGCAACTCGCGGAGATGATCAAATTTCGGACGCCAAGGAGTATTTCTCTTCCCGGTCCGGTTCAGGCAACACGACGAAAGAAGAAAGTCGAACTCGTGTTCGAACGACGAAGTGAACAGTCGAGCTCATCATGA
- a CDS encoding cupin domain-containing protein, translating into MKHPKPTVRFFQCPVSQILLSCLVVFVLAISSASAEERTTSGESHSAHAKVLRADNLKSLQNGELMTASLIEVTVPPMGFTPPHRHPGSVTGYLLEGTLEFAVEDRPVQTLKAGDTFFEPKMILHRVSRNPDKTRPCRFLVTMVHPADAKQLVIPEVDSSEVSHQSQDRQEGVNETCTISVADSVNRQEFDETLPTIGVLLFDNVLMTEVTAPIDVFTKPDKDGNRLFNVITVAESIQPVPMESGLRVLPDFTFEDCPELNVLVVSSSYDMEQIVASERIVQFVKTKGKNTDYTMSNCAGAHLIGASGVADGRRIVTYIGGGELLQQTYPNLSVQDDSKVSFVRDGKMLSSNGNLASYISALELLQELTDKEHRDYVEQFLYLERLQDYQDATVE; encoded by the coding sequence ATGAAACACCCCAAGCCGACCGTCAGATTCTTTCAATGCCCCGTCTCACAGATTCTACTCAGCTGTCTTGTTGTCTTTGTGCTAGCAATCAGCTCTGCAAGCGCTGAGGAAAGAACGACAAGCGGAGAGTCTCACAGTGCACATGCAAAAGTGCTGCGTGCGGACAATCTGAAGAGTCTGCAGAACGGAGAGTTGATGACAGCTTCCCTGATCGAAGTCACCGTTCCGCCGATGGGATTCACTCCGCCACATCGACATCCGGGGTCTGTCACTGGGTACTTGCTCGAGGGGACTCTTGAATTCGCTGTTGAAGATCGCCCAGTCCAGACGTTGAAGGCAGGAGACACTTTCTTCGAACCAAAGATGATTCTTCACCGCGTCTCCCGGAACCCGGATAAAACCCGACCATGCCGTTTTTTGGTCACAATGGTCCATCCCGCAGATGCTAAACAACTCGTGATCCCAGAAGTCGATTCAAGCGAAGTGAGCCATCAATCGCAGGATCGCCAAGAGGGGGTCAACGAAACCTGTACAATCAGTGTCGCCGACAGCGTCAACCGTCAGGAGTTCGACGAAACACTACCGACGATTGGAGTTCTTCTTTTTGACAACGTTTTGATGACCGAAGTCACAGCTCCGATTGATGTCTTCACGAAGCCGGACAAGGACGGCAATCGTTTGTTCAATGTGATCACTGTCGCTGAGTCGATTCAACCGGTCCCGATGGAAAGTGGGCTGCGCGTGCTTCCTGATTTCACATTTGAAGATTGCCCTGAACTGAATGTCCTCGTCGTCTCAAGCTCTTATGACATGGAGCAAATTGTCGCGTCCGAGCGAATCGTTCAGTTTGTGAAAACGAAGGGAAAGAATACTGATTACACCATGAGCAATTGCGCCGGCGCTCACTTAATCGGAGCATCAGGAGTTGCGGACGGACGCAGAATCGTGACATACATCGGCGGAGGAGAACTGCTCCAGCAGACGTACCCCAACTTGTCTGTTCAGGATGACAGCAAAGTCAGCTTCGTCAGAGACGGAAAGATGCTGTCTTCCAACGGCAATCTGGCCAGCTATATCTCCGCTTTGGAACTGCTTCAAGAATTGACCGACAAGGAGCATCGCGATTACGTCGAACAGTTCTTGTATCTAGAGCGCTTGCAGGATTACCAGGATGCCACTGTCGAGTAG